One window of Vanessa atalanta chromosome 9, ilVanAtal1.2, whole genome shotgun sequence genomic DNA carries:
- the LOC125066206 gene encoding hydrolethalus syndrome protein 1 homolog, with translation MEQDTDDYCDITSQLDAREILRYLNNLGIRNINGEVLKYFITDLKKLIKYDLQHTSEDHSEKTHRTESVGIERLHSASTFSSRTRSKAPFASCPKECQRPRRVTNLRNIHSAPNIGHQLEEIKTSRRSCSCVRIEKKIEIPKGTPKTTVSSNLIKVPKQQIKKKCDPVSLYHYYMSLWEKYKPNVPGENNWADLRWNIRQKMVGNSSSQTSNKVQGKQDTFKRKKTPCDI, from the exons ATGGAGCAAGATACAGATGACTATTGTGATATTACTTCACAATTAGATGCAAGGGAAATATTGaggtatttaaataacttaggGATACGTAATATTAATGGAGAAgttctaaaatatttcataactg aTCTCAAAAAGCTCATAAAATATGATCTTCAACACACAAGTGAAGACCACAGTGAAAAAACACACAGAACTGAAAGTGTTGGCATAGAGAGGTTGCACAGTGCAAGTACATTTTCATCTAGAACTAGGTCCAAAGCTCCCTTTGCAAGTTGCCCTAAAGAGTGTCAAAGACCTAGGAGAGTAACAAACTTGCGTAACATACATTCCGCACCTAACATTGGTCACCAGTTAGAAGAAATCAAAACTTCCAGAAGATCATGTTCATGTGTAAGAATTGAAAAAAAGATTGAAATACCTAAAGGAACACCTAAAACAACCGTTAGTAGTAATT TGATTAAAGTTCCCAAgcagcaaattaaaaaaaaatgtgatccTGTTTCACTATATCACTATTACATGTCACTATGGGAAAAGTACAAACCAAATGTGCCAGGAGAAAATAATTGGGCTGATCTAAGATGGAACATCCGTCAGAAAATGGTGGGAAATTCTTCGTCACAAACTTCAAACaaa GTACAAGGGAAACAGGacacatttaaaagaaaaaaaaccccatgtgatatttaa